Genomic DNA from Paracoccus aminophilus JCM 7686:
GATCGAGCAGAAGATGAAGCAGATCATCGCCGCCAAAGATCCGGTCAAGACCGAGGTCTGGGACCGCGCCCGCGCGCTGGCCTATTATGAAGAGCGCGGCGAGCCCTTCAAGGTCGAGCTGGTAAACCGCATCCCCGAGGGCGAGGATCTGCGGATGTATTGGCATGGCGATTGGCAAGACCTCTGCCGTGGCCCGCATCTGCAATCGACGGGTCAGGTGCCCGCCGATGCCTTCAAACTGACGCATGTCGCAGGCGCTTACTGGCTGGGCGATGCCTCGCGTCCGATGCTCCAGCGCATCTATGGCATTGCCTTCCGCAACCGCGATGACCTCAAGGCGCATCTGACGATGCTGGAAGAGGCCGCGAAACGCGACCACCGCAAGCTCGGCCGCGAGATGAACCTCTTCCACATGCAGGAAGAAGCGCCCGGTCAGGTCTTCTGGCATCCGAATGGCTGGACGATCTACACCGTCTTGCAAGATTACATGCGCCGCCAGCAGCGTCGCGGCGGCTATGTCGAGGTCAACACGCCTCAGGTCGTGAACCGCAAGCTCTGGGAAGCTTCGGGCCATTGGGAAAACTATCAGGAAAACATGTTCATCGTCGAAGTCGACGAGGATCATGCCCGCGAAAAGACCATCAATGCGCTCAAGCCGATGAACTGCCCCTGCCATGTGCAGGTCTTCAACGTCGGGCTGAAAAGCTATCGCGACCTGCCTTTGCGCATGGCCGAATTCGGCTCGTGCAACCGCTACGAGCCCTCGGGCGCGCTGCATGGCATCATGCGTGTGCGTGGCTTTACGCAAGACGATGCGCATATCTTCTGCACCGAGGCTCAGATCGAGCCGGAAACCAAGAAATTCATCGAATTCCTCTCGGCGATCTACAAGGATCTCGGCTTTGATGATTTCCGCATCAAACTGTCGACGCGCCCTGAAAACCGCATCGGCTCGGAAGAAAGCTGGGACATCGTCGAGGGCGCGCTGGCGGCAGCCGTGACCAAAGCGGGCTATAGCTACGAGCTCAATCCGGGCGAAGGCGCGTTCTACGGGCCGAAGCTTGAATTCGTGCTGCGCGATGCGATTGGCCGCGATTGGCAATGCGGCACGCTGCAGGTTGACCCGAACCTGCCCGAGCGTCTCGACGCCAATTACATCGGCGAAGACGGTGCCAAACATCGGCCCTATATGCTGCACCGCGCGGTCTTGGGCAGCTTCGAGCGCTTCATTGGTATCCTGATCGAATCAAGCGCCGGGAAACTGCCACTCTGGCTTGCACCGCGGCAGGTCGTGGTCGCCTCGATTGTCTCGGATGCTGATGATTTCGTGCAAGAAGTCGTCGAAACTCTGCGTGCTCAGGGAATCAGGGCCGAGGCCGATGTCCGCAACGAAAAGATCAACTACAAGGTGCGCGAGCATTCCGTCGGCAAGGTTCCGGTCATCATGGCAATCGGGATGAAAGAGGTTGCCGAACGCAGCGTCTCCCTGCGCAGACTGGACAAACAGGGCAGCGAAAGCCTGTCCCTCGACGAAGCGGTTGCGCAACTCAAGGCAGAAGCACTCGCGCCCGATCAGCGCTGATCCGCCGATCTCAAAAAATCGACCTGCGCCGGATCACAATTCCCGGCGCAATTTTACTTGTTTTTTTTGGTAGATCGGGCAACATTTCACGCGTGAGCATGACTTTCTACCGCCTCCCTTTACGGGCAGCCGGGCAAAAAACGGAAAGGGCTGCACGGCCTGGGCTGCAATCTCGCACCCGGGAACTACTGAGGAGAGACGGTAATGGCTACCGGCACCGTAAAATGGTTCAACGCCACCAAGGGCTTTGGTTTCATCGCACCCGATGATGGCGGCAAAGATGTGTTCGTTCACATTTCGGCAGTTGAACGCGCTGGCCTGACCGGCCTGAACGACAATCAGAAAATCAGCTACGAGCTGCAGGCTGGCCGTGACGGTCGTTCGTCTGCCTCGGATCTGCAACTGATCTGATCTCATATTTCTCATACGATCGGAGCGGCCCGCTTCGCGGGCCGTTTTCCCTTTCGCGCATCCGTCATAAGCTCCTGAAAGGCTTGCCCGGCAGGAAGGACATAGGCACGGATGACCCTCTACCCCACACAGATGAACCTTGCGCGACATGTGCTTGCCGCAGGTGAGGCCACGCCCGACAAAGCCGCTCTTGCCGTAATCGGCCTTAGTCGGGCCGAGCGTTGGTCCTATGCCCGGCTGATCGCGGCGGTGCGCGGCACGGCGACGGGGCTTCTG
This window encodes:
- the thrS gene encoding threonine--tRNA ligase, with protein sequence MADLISLSFPDGSIRDYPAGTTAGEVAASIAPSLAKAAISANLDGHHIDLQWPIKASGALRINTMKDEAPALELIRHDLAHIMARAVQELWPDVKVTIGPVRDAGWFYDFDRAEPFTPEDLGAIEQKMKQIIAAKDPVKTEVWDRARALAYYEERGEPFKVELVNRIPEGEDLRMYWHGDWQDLCRGPHLQSTGQVPADAFKLTHVAGAYWLGDASRPMLQRIYGIAFRNRDDLKAHLTMLEEAAKRDHRKLGREMNLFHMQEEAPGQVFWHPNGWTIYTVLQDYMRRQQRRGGYVEVNTPQVVNRKLWEASGHWENYQENMFIVEVDEDHAREKTINALKPMNCPCHVQVFNVGLKSYRDLPLRMAEFGSCNRYEPSGALHGIMRVRGFTQDDAHIFCTEAQIEPETKKFIEFLSAIYKDLGFDDFRIKLSTRPENRIGSEESWDIVEGALAAAVTKAGYSYELNPGEGAFYGPKLEFVLRDAIGRDWQCGTLQVDPNLPERLDANYIGEDGAKHRPYMLHRAVLGSFERFIGILIESSAGKLPLWLAPRQVVVASIVSDADDFVQEVVETLRAQGIRAEADVRNEKINYKVREHSVGKVPVIMAIGMKEVAERSVSLRRLDKQGSESLSLDEAVAQLKAEALAPDQR
- a CDS encoding cold-shock protein, translated to MATGTVKWFNATKGFGFIAPDDGGKDVFVHISAVERAGLTGLNDNQKISYELQAGRDGRSSASDLQLI